The window TggaactttttttttggcggggAACTGGTGCAAAATGATTCTGACGCCCAACACCGCCCAGATTTGATGGATGCCAAGGCTGCCATCTTGGATGAGTGGGTCCAGTCTGCAGGGTTCCTGCCTCAACGGTCAGGGGTTGCAACATCACGGTTCTCGATGTCATCGTGCCTTCCTCGGGCAACTTCTTTGTTTTAAAGGACTACCTACGATACAAGTATGAATTTAGCCCATATTATGAGAGAGTCATCATGGCTTATGGACTATCATCGTCCGCTCTTGATACCTGTTCTCTTGATATAGGCTTCCTCATGCTTGTCCACGATGTGGCATGTGGCTAGAACTTTGGATGGTCTACACAGAACTCTATGAGACCCCTTATCTAGGTAGCTAGGTAGGCTTCTTTGGCTGATGTGAGATACATCTTCCCAAACCTTCCCTCAACCATCTTCAATCAGGTAGTGGGCGCGCCACCAAACCCAAAGGGCCTGGCTTTGCTGGCAGGGGAGGTCTTTCAAATTTCTTCAACTTTTCCCAGACAAGTCAAACATACCACACACAACCCGTCATCGTATAAAAGTCATGGCGATAATGGCGAAGGAGAGAGGAACTCGAAATCTCAGTGTGAAAGAACCCCGGCCGTCCTGCAACCGCCGTCGCCAGTCCACCAAGATCGACAAGGGCTTGTCCAAGAGGTAAGTCGCCGCTTCTGTTACCACCTGTACACTCAAGACCAACCAACTCCAGGAACGCCAAACTCAAGCGCCGCACCAAATCCCTCAAGAAAGCCATCAAAAAGAACCGCCGCCTAACCGAGCATCTCAACGAGCAGCTGACCCGTCTGACCACAACAATCGAACAAGCCAACACCCACTTGCCTGACACCAGCCAAATCAACAGCGAGATGAGAAATCTCAGCAATGGCATGGGAGTCCTCCTCGGTGGCATGGCAGAATACAAAGAAGGCATGCAACAACTCGGTGACGAGATGCAAATCGCGGAGCACAATCTGGAACTGTTCAGCGCGACTATAAGAAGGCTCTTTGACAATGGCACGGAAGCATTCATGGACGATTTTCAGCCGTCCAAGAGAGATTTTGGGGTGATCTACCGACTCACCGAAGCCATCCGTCAGCGGACGCAGAAGAGTGATGTTGGGCGGGGAATTAGCAGACCTGTCGACCGCCTGTTTGGGTGTATGTCGATCCTCCGCAGGTATTTGGATGACAGCATGGAAACCCGCCTGAAGAACTttgaggggaggaagacaaACCAGTTGTCAAACAAATTGTCTTCATTTGTTACTCGTGAGGAAGGGGCATGcaaggttggaggaggtaATGGAAGGCAGAGACCAGGCAGAGACCGGTACAGATAGCCAATCCATATGCATCTTTTGTTCATACCCATCACACAACCCACTCCCAAGACCACACACCCAAACCAGCACCAAAAAAATCTCTTTTTCTATCCCCCATCTTTAAACCTCAATTAAAACGCCCCTGGTATTATTCATTCCCCCAGTCCATCCATTTCAATCCCATATCGTAACCATATTATACActtccccatcctctcccttcctcctgctcctaAACCTTgaacccaaacccagccatACAACTCCTATACTGATCAATGGTCGACAAGCAGTCCTTTTGTGGGTCGGCAGCCTTGGAGAAGAGCATGCACTCGTCGCGCTTGGCCTTTTCGTCTTTGCACACGCAGCAGGGCTATTATTTCTTTTTgttaaccccccccccccctagCTCAATCGTTCAACAGTTGAATCTGTGACGGACCTTGGGCttgtcagcagcagcagcagctgacTGGGCGATCACCGGCGCAACCGGGGCGCTGGAGGCTATGAGGGGTGTTAATCACGCTATCCATGAGACAACGAGAGGGACGGGGAACATACCGATTGAGCTGGCGGTAGCTTGGGCGGAGGACATTTTGACTTTTTTCTTGACGACAAGTACTTTGTTTGAGTtgggggaaaggaaaaaaggtGAAAGAAGTCGGGAGCTATCGGTAAACTGAATGAGCAAGTTGATTTGTCAATTGGCGATTTCTAGAACGGTTTTCCCCCAAGCATTGCCGCTGAGCCGCCGCGAAAACGCATGCCAAGACGGAATGGCGTCAGATCTCTCAGCTTTTTTTGTGGGAAGCTGGGGGgcaggggtggaggaggggtcaCGTGATACCCCTTGGGGTTAACATCTGAGGTACAGCATCATCACTTGGCTAACTTCAATTTCCACTAGTTGACCGAGACGTATATATCCCAGTAACCAGCTATGGTCTCCAGAGTTACAGATTCCCTCCCACTTTActaacaccaccaccatcgcccttTCACAAGTAAACTCCCCGACAATCCCAATCCATACTTTCAAACCACCTGTTTCACCCTCCTACACTCACCTGATCAATGTCATCCCCCACAACAATCCTCCAATTGCATCACCCCCTAAAACCCAATCAtatcccccaccaaaaccaacctccacctctccaccgcctcccccaacctAACCAGCACAcccgcagccaacatcctcaccctctcctcctcccccccttcatcaccccccctcaaacccgAAAACACCCCCGCAACCCAATCCtgcgcctccaccacctccctccccatctccctgcacacctccctcatccgaTCCTCATTCACATCCAGCAACGCCATAAACCCAAACAGCACCGCCCCCGTCAACTGCAAATCCCCCACCGCCTGTGCCCTCACACTCGtatccaacaacaacctccaaaacTCCCCCGTCATCTGCGGCAACGACAGCGTACTAGGTCCAGAAGCGTGGATAATCAACGCCAACGTCTTGAGGTAGAGCGACAAAAGGTAAGGGTTGAATAATATCCCCCTTGTTCgtgacgaggacgagtgTAAAGCCGCTTGGAAGCGGGAGATGAGAGGGGAAAAGAAGTATGTTGATAACACACCGGCGGTAAGGTTGGGGATGCTTCGGATTCGgggtttggttttggttaTGTAACGGACTTTCTCGGGGTTGTTCAAGCGCTCTGTAAAAGTGGACAACTTCAGGGCGTTGGGACCAGTGGCATTGTCGGCTGCTTCTGCGGCCATTGGTGCGAGGAAGGCGTCGGTTATGGAAGTGGCTATGCCATCTAGggcgtttggggggaggggttcaaGAGTGGATGACGAAGAGGGTTGATAAATAGAGGTGGATTGGGGTAGGTAAAGCTTCTCGACTTTTTCGGGTAGGGTCTTGGACGGGAAGGCGGAGGCGGCCGAGTAAGTAGATGTTTCGAAGCCGGCCAGTTCTCTCGAGGTTAAACCCAAGACGATCAGAACAGAGGCTCGTTGGGAGATGGAGTAATCGCCATCAAAGAATGTTTTGGCGAACCAGGGGGCCATGACCTTTGGCTGGGCGATGACCAGAGCGATCATTCCCTGAAGTCGGAGGTCGTCAAAGTCTTCCATCTCGAACTTGTCGCTTAGGCCTATCAAGTGACCGGCGAGCTCGTCAGCGTGCTCTTTGACCTCTGTTCCGTACTCGGCTTTTCGGCGGATGAGTGTTGGAGCTGTTGTAAGGGCTAACCGCTGAAGGTCGTAGCTTTCTGTGTCACGGAGGTACCGTATCAAGTCCCTGATATACACTGGGGCCTTTGGCTTGTCCCTTCTGATCAACGTCGGGTCATCATCCGAATCCTCTTCGTCAGACTCAGGCTTTGCGTATGGCACAaggtcatcctcctccggcccTTCTTCATCGCTAAGCTCTTCGATGATGAAGCCAGTCTGTGGATGCTGGCCAGGGGGTCTTGGTGCTGTTTTTGCTGCTTTTGATGGGGATGTTTTCCTCTTTGGACGAATTGTCGGCGGCGACTCAAACAGAGGTTCCATGCTCCCAATCTCATCCGAGACCTGTGTCAACCCCTTGTACCATGTGGCCATCTCGTCGAACTCTCCTTCcgtgttgaagttgagccGCTTGTCGCCCTTATCGACCAGGTTAGAGAGAGCCTCGCCCATCCACATGCCCAACAAGCGAGCCTTCTGGTGAGGTGCTGTCAGTCTGTTGGAGATGGCGTTCAACCAAACACTGGTGCGCATCATCAAAGTGAGCTTGATAGGTGACAATCTATGTACATAACCGGCGCTCAGCAATAGAACTTCGGCATGGGCTGCATGTAGAGTTAGCGACCAGCCTCCCAGCTGTGACCACTGTGCTGGTACTGACCTTCCTGTTGTAGCATTGGTGAATGCTTGATGTAGAGCTGATCTCCAAACTGACTCAAGCTCTTTTCCAGTACAGCAACGATATCATCCCGGTTTTGAGAGATGACGGCTAGTACTGTTCTCCTGATGCCCACCCCTTCGCCAAGACCGGCCCCTGATGAGCTGGTGAGCCATTCCACCAAGTAATTCTTGAGACTCGTGCTTTCGCCGATGATCGATTTGATTGCGCCAGCAACCGCAGATACTATTGGCTTGCTTTCTTCAGAGTCGCAGTGCCCGAGCCGATCGAGATATTCTGAGGAGAACAGCTTCAGTATGGAAAACAACACCTTCCGTTGCTCTGTAGGCGGCAGATTGCTCAGCAGCATGCCGAACTTGGACGGGTCTGCTCCTTTCTTCAGCACCAGTTCTCCCAGGACATGCTTGGTCAAGATTTCTGCTTGTAGTTAGTATATGATATAATGCTTCGTTACCAAGCAGGAGTCACGTACCACCATGACCCAACTTCAGTCCCTTCGAAAAGAGATCCGAACCGAACTTTGGACTCTCAGTGGGCCCATTTGATAACTGCCAGGTAACAATATTTCTCCCCAACCATGCGGTGTACTGCTGTGCATCTGCCACCCAGATCTCATAGTCCCCATCTTTCGCGGCCTTGTTCGCCTTGACGATACTctcagcctcagcagcaagcgAGACAatcctgccaccaccaaataGGGTCAGGATCTCTTGTGCTCTTGGCCTCATTCGCACCGCTGAAGTGGCAGCATCAGGGCCAGATGACGCTTTGGCAGTCTGCCAAGCCTCGAGAATCCACCCGTCTCCTTTCAGCAAGCCCTCCAACAGGTCCAAGAGAGTTTCAAGGTTGAGATGAATGTGTGGTCTTTTGAGCTTCCCAGGTCCTTCACTTTCGGCTTTGTATTCTTGTATCAAAGCCCGCAGACGGACTAGAATCGCGTTGATGCCTGTGATACTGGAAAGACAATAAAGCAGGAGTTTGAACCCGGAATTCTTGCTGTCTCCAGCATCTTCTTGGAGTAGAATCCAGTGGTTTGTGACGATTTCCGAGACCAATACCTGGACAAGTTGTGCACTGATGGGACTGGGACGCTTGATGCTGGGAATATCATTTTCTGACTGATGCTTGGAGAGAAATCGTAGAGAGGCGATGAGCTCGTCATAGCTAGGTTGTTGTTTCAAGAGTTCGAGAGCATATTCTGGTGAAGCAGGGGCGGGTTTGCctgatgttgctgttgaagattTGGGTTGAGAGCTGGCGAGGCCTTGTGGTGTTTCTGATTCTTTCATGTCTGTGATTCGAATGGTGCTCACTGGTGTCAAGAAGTCATCCATGTTGAGCGAATGAGAGAGGCAAAGCGTAAACTGGAATTCAATTTTCTAGCGTACAAGTCAGCTATGGACTATACAAGTAGATGAGAGTTCTTAATTACTTTGAAAGTCGACCAACTAGGCCGCCTACCTTTGACCTAGGTAATTTCCGGTTGTGAAGTTGAGCTCCTCCTGAGCTTTCGTTGGTACCTAGTCAAGTAGATTGTCAGTGTGTTGATGTAGCAGGATGTAATGCCGAGTCTGAAAGAGCAGCTAAAGCTCAGAATCGAAAGTAAGAGGTTCAAACCCAAATTCATGGCGGCAGGTCATTCGCAATGAGGCTTGAAACAAGAGCTTACAGCGACTTGCATGGTACAAATGAAGTAAATAGCGGGCCGCTCTCGCTAAAAGGACGCGGAAACGCCATATCGATAAGTCCCAGGGAACAGCTCCAGGCAGTTTCGGCGCATTGGAGCTCGAACcccagcttcccctccaacctccaaccccacctgagaccaaacatcaccaccccaaagtcaacatcaccagccGTCTGCCCTCCCGACCTTACCATCTTCACAGTACCGCAATCACCATGTCTGCCGGCCCGGTCCACCCCTTCTCTGAACCGGCAAGATGGAAGTATCTCGACAGAATACGCACCCGGCCAgggcccttcaccacccccgagatGTTCAGCGGTGAAACGAGCGCAGAAGCCATGGACAAGATGAAGATCCTCGTTATCGGCGCCGGCGGTCTAGGCTGCGAGCTCCTCAAGAACCTCGCCCTCTCGGGCTTCAAAAACATCCACGTCATCGACATGGACACCATCgacatctccaacctcaaccgccaGTTCCTCTTCCGCCAGTCAGACGTCGGCAAGTTCAAAGCCGaagtcgccgccgccttcgtcGAGAAGCGCGTCAAAGGCGTCAAAATCACCCCACACAACTGCAAAATCCAAGACTTTGACGAGGATTTCTACATGCAATTCCAAATCGTCGTCTGCGGCCTCGACAGCATCGAAGCCCGCCGCTGGATCAACGCCACCCTCGTCAACATGGTCGACGAGACGATAGAAGACAGCTACAAACCCCTCATCGACGGCGGCACCGAAGGCTTCAAAGGCCAAGCCCGCGTCATCCtcccaaccatcacctcctgcCTCGAATGCCAGCTCGACATGCATGCCCCCCGCGCCGCCGTCCCCCTCTGCACCCTCGCGAGCATCCCCCGTCAGCCAGAACACTGCATCGAATGGGCCCACGTCATCGCCTGGGACAAAGAGAAACCCTTCCcccagctcgacaaggacgaCCCCGAGCACATCACTTGGCTCTACCAAAAAGCCCTCCTCCGCGCAAAGGAATTCAACATCTCGGGCGTGACATACTCCCTCACCCAGGGCGTGGTAAAGAATATCATCCCGGCCATCGCGGCAACAAACTCGGTCATCGCCGCGGCCTGCTGCAACGAAGCCCTCAAAATCGCTACCAACTGTGCCCCTTATTTGGGCTACCCGGAGAATAACTACATGATGTACTCGGGCAACGACAGCATATACACGTACACGTTCAAACACGAGAAAAAGGACGACTGTCCTGTTTGTGGTGTTTCGGCGAGGGAGTTGGCGGTTGATCCAAAGTGGACGCtgcaggagctggtggaCTCGTTTGCGGCGAGGCCGGAGGCTCAGCTGAAGAAGCCGAGTGTGAGGGCGGAGGGCAAGACGCTTTATATGCAGAGCCCGCCTAGTTTGGAGGAGCAGACGAGACCGAACTTGGAAAAGACGCTTGCGGaggggctggggttggtggatgggCAGGAGATTGGTGTTACGGACCCTGCTTTTGCTACGGTTTCGTTCAAGTTTAGGTTGAAGTTTACTTGAGTCTGGGACGGAGATTATCTGCGGTCCATTTTCACCTTGGGTTTTGCATGGCGTTGGGGAGTTTTTGGCTTAAAACATGGTGAACATGgtggaaaggaaaggggtgggtaggtgggATGATACCATTTCAAAGTCaggagagaagaagcaggacCTGGGTACATACACATTTTGTAATGGGACAACAGAACCCCAAAAGTAGAATCTAGAAGTAGACAAATTAGacacttcttttcttctgaCACCGATTCTCTAATCTTGGCTTTATAAACATCAAAATAACTACAGtaaaaaaaagcaaaaaacaacccaagcccctccccccccaaaaagaaTCTTTTTTGGTAAAACCCCGCCTCCTTGACGCCGTTGCACCCAAGTATGAATGTCTGAATAGTCTAAGATACCGCGCCCCTCCCCTTTTCGTCACCTGCGTGTGATCCCTCCTTTGtagacaagaaaaaaaaaggggttATCCATCTATTTTTCTGTGCCATCTTCACTCTTttgcaacaacaaccaacaggTCTACCTGACCATGTTGACAAGCTGCTTCTCCAGTGCCTTCGCCTTGGCCTTCAAATGCGACACCGACTCCAGGAAAATCGCATCGCTCTTCCACTGCCCGGTGCTTTCCACGAGATAGATGAAATGATCCCGTCTCCTGCCAAGCTTAACCTTGTCCTTGAACTCCTCGTGGCGAAGCGCCTCTCTACTGACGGTGTCGCTCTTTGGGTCGACCACAACAGCCTTCAGCTCTCCCTCGTGGCCCTCATACCCTGATCCCTTCTGGGCAGCCTCCTCTGCGGTCACCTTCTCAAGCCCGATGACACCCTTGGGGAAGCATCTCTGGAACTTTTCGGCATCCCGGCCAAGGATAGGTtgagtgatggtgatggtaggCATGATACGGTACGAAGCGGTAGCAACAGGTGAGAACTTGGCATGATCCGACCCCACACCCTTGTGCATGTGCATCTGAACATTGATCTCCTGCCCAGGACGAAGCTTGGCAATTAGGATGTCTGGGTTCACCGGCCGAATGATGTCCTCGCCCGAGAAATAATCCACCTGGCGACCAATAGGCTTGAACACAATATCCTTTGCATACACATGCGCATGATGATACAACTTGGTGGGGTCCGTCTCGTTCGGGTCAGCGTTCTCGTTGTGCTCGCACTTGACGTTCAGCTCGAGCGCGACGGTGTTGAAGTCCTTGCATTCAGCCGGGTCGCCGTTGGCGGGCTTCCGATACCACTTAAGGAAGTCGGTGAGCCCTTCGCGGCCGCCGGTGAAGGGGATGAGGCCCAGGCGGTGGGCGAGAACCTCATCTTGGATGACCGAGGTGTTGTTCCAGACGAAGACGTTTtcgatggcgagggtgggcACGTCGGCGATCATGATGCGGCGGAAGGCGTTGGCGATGGAGGCGTCGATGccgatgagggagaaggaggcttCGTGGGGGTCGTTTTGGTGGAATTCGACCGAGAAGCCGCGCTTGAAGCGCTCAATATCCCAAGCGTGGTCTTCGCCGGGGTAGTGGCCGGGGAAATCGGTCGAAGAGACATCGGTTACGGTCTCGAGGTTGACGCCGACGATCTGTTTGGTGAGGGTCAGTTTGGGGTCTTGGAGGTGTTTGATCTAGGCAGAGATGGATGAAGGCAACAGACCTTGCgcttctcgagctcctccttggtTGGCGGTTTGTGAGGCATTGTGAATGTTTgggatggttgtggtggggtgtGTGTTGCTGGCTGTCGCAAAGCCGCTGGGAATTTCTTGAGCTCTGGTCGGCTCGCCGCGGCAGAATTTTTGGAATCTCAAAAGTTTGGCGGGGACTTTTTGACCGCCTTTGACCGACCCACTGATAAGCTTGTAATAAGAGTGGTCTGTGCTTCTCGAATTAATATTCTGGCCCAATGTTGACATCAGAAGCTCTTTGTGCTATATTTGCAATGAGAAATCAACGATATGAAAACACAGGTACGACTCCGTCGTACTTGCTTTTTTCCCGAGCCGTACTTTCCCAGGTCTCAACACTCAAGGACATTATTATGCCTGACCAATTCTTAACCCTCATTGGCTTCTCACACAGTCCATAGGGTAGTTCACTTGAAGATGTAAGTGAGCATGAAATGAGGCTATAAACAGCCAGATATGAACTTGaaatcatcaacacctcATACCTTCATGTCATGCAACTGTGGGTAGCACAAATACCTGTGACGTCGTGAGGCTCTcgatgaggtgaggttgaaaGTGACATAATTGTCCAATGAGACGCCCTTCAATTGACCCCTGCGCGGATTAACACCCTGCCGGCTCTCGAGCTCCCGTCCAATCAGCAAGCTTGGGCTGGTGCCACTTGCTTTAATGCCAGTGACGGCTTCGACTGTGAAAGAGCCTCCCCACCCATATCCCAAGCTCGCCTCAGTGCTAGCCATTGACGCCGGAGAAGAGGCCGCATCTGCGCGAGTACGCAATCCGGCCCCCCTAACCGACGACACCACTTCAatacccccccatcccgaATCCCCTCAGAGAAATGGCGTCGCTGTACAGGCTCGCCGGCCGCAGCGCCAAGCGCCTCTGTCAAAGGCCATCGTcgcccttcctcaccaccccggcCTTCCCTGCTTCCCGcgccttctccgcctcggccCTCCGAAGAGCTGGCGAGATCACCTGGGAGGGCACCCGCCTGACCCCTACCAACCCCGACTTCGAGGCCGTCGCCGACCCCTACAAGCACATCATCGGCGCCCGGGAGGAAGCCCCCTCAAAAGTCCCTCTCGACACCGAGAACTCGGTCGACGACCGCAAGGTCCGCCACTACACAGTCAACTTTGGTCCCCAGCATCCTGCCGCCCACGGCGTGTTGCGTTTGATTCTGGAGCTGTCTGGTGAGGAGATCGTCCGTGCCGATCCTCACGTTGGTCTTTTGCACCGTGGTACCGAGAAGCTGTGCGAGTACAAGACATATCTCCAGGCCCTGCCTTACTTCGACCGTCTCGACTATGTTTCCATGATGACCAACGAGCAGTGCTTCTCGCTCGCTGTTGAGAAGCTGTTGAACGTCGAGATTCCCGAGCGCGCCAAGTTCATCCGCACCCTGTTTGGCGAGATCACCCGTATCTTGAACCACTTGATGTCCGTCTTGTCGCACGCCATGGATGTTGGCGCTCTTACACCTTTCTTGTGGGGTTtcgaggagagagaaaagctCATGGTGAGTTCACTTCTGGACGTTGGCACTGGCATATCACTAGAGAGGGAACATGGTGAAACACAATGCTGTTGTTCGATTCAAATTCCACCGTAATAACTCCTTAGCTCCCAGAATGCTAATATACAACCCCTCCTCGTAGGAATTCTATGAGCGCGTCTCTGGCGCCCGTCTCCACGCTGCCTATGTCCGCCCCGGCGGTGTCCACCAAGACATCCCCATGGGTCTCCTCGACGACATCTACCAATGGGCGACGCAGTTCGGCGACCGCATCGATGAAACTGAGGAAATGCTGACGGACAACCGCATCTGGATCAACCGTCTCAAGGGCGTCGGCGTCGTCTCGGCcgccgaggccatcaacctctccttcacgGGCGTCATGCTCCGCGGCTCCGGCGTCCCCTTTGACATCCGCAAGTCCCAGCCCTACGACGCCTACGACCAAGTCGAGTTCGACGTCCCTGTCGGTGTCAACGGTGACTGCTATGACCGCTACCTCTGCCGCATGGAGGAGTTCCGCCAGTCGCTGAGAATCATCCACCAGTGCCTCAACAAGATGCCTGCTGGTCCTGTGAGGGTGGAGGATTACAAGATCTCGCCTCCCCCCAGGAGCGCCATGAAGGAGAACATGGAGGCCTTGATTCACCACTTTTTGCTGTACACCAAGGGGTATGCGGTGCCGCCGGGGGATACCTACTCTGCGATTGAGGCGCCGAAGGGTGAGATGGGTGTTTATGTTGTGAGTGACGGGAGCGAGAGGCCCTACCGGGTGCACATTCGGGCGCCTGGGTTTGCGCACTTGGGTGGGTTTGATCACATTTCCAAGGGGCATTTGCTGGCTGATGCTGTGGCGGTGATTGGTACGATGgatttggtgtttggtgagTTATtttcccctcttcccatcttcTGCTGAGAATTGTGCTAATGAATTGTGCAGGTGAGGTTGATCGGTAAATAGCTGGTAGAGTTGTTGAAAACTCAGTGTTGTTGCATCATCAAAATTTGACCAGTTCCGTTTTTGGGGTGGTAGATCTTTGGTGATGCTGAATAGGGGTTAGATGGGGAGCCTGCATGtttgtcttttcttcttgttgctgaAAAAGGAATAGATAGACGAGAaaaggtgagggggggggttgtgtaTATTGCTGTTTCGAGAACTcagtcgtcgttgtcgtaAACAAGTCGcatttttctcttttttaGGCCGAGAAAGAACGAAAGAAAGAAATACCATGGTCGTGATGAAAATGAACTCGGCGCtggggaggttttggtgatgatgacgaactGTAGGGGGCTCTGCTACACTGCTGGGTGTTATTGGTACCCGTTAAAGGGGGGAGTGACGGCTCGAGTAGGTGGTCTGATGCCTTGTGGTGACGCTGTAGGCGTTTCGAGAGAGAGAACAAGGCTTGCAAATGGATCTCATAGGCATCGAACCCATGTTGGGAGGCGTGCTGATATGTTGACTAGGCCTGTCTGTAATAATTCGAGGTctgttgatgttggttgtGTGCCTCGAAAAGATAATTCGAGGCGTGAAATAAATCGCAATCGGCCTGGTGAGATAACTCAAAGGCGTTGAATTGGATGTTGGAGGCGTTGATCTTTTGGTAATGAGGCCTGTTTGTTTCGTTTGAGGCGTCCAAAAAGATGATTGAGGCGTGGTAATTTAATTGGGGGGTATGAGTTGCAAGGAGGAAAGGCATTGAGAtctgggagaggggagggttgatgggtgTAACCTGCCGTGTCGTATGGAGAAGGGAGAAAACGGTGGGAGATGTGGAAAcggtggatgggttggttcCGCTTCCAGAAGGGGTGCCCTTCGTGTTTTGGGGTTTCTGGTGTAATAGGTTAGGATTATGGGGGACtaggttgggaagggggtttggTAAGGTACTTACGATAGATACCTATGCTCCTAGTTACTGTATGCAATGAATCTCTTGTTCCCAAACTAAAAAacaaaataaataaaaaagaTCATGTGGAATGTGAGAGAGAGTTGTTCAGAGAACACCTCCGGCAGAGTGTCTCCGCTGGGGGACACGGGGGACTTCGACCTCGAGGAGGTttctgtcgtcgtcgtcgtcgacggcgCTCCCGTCTGCGGCTCCGTAGGCCATGTCGGATTTGGAGTCGAGGGTTTGGTCATAGTCGTACTCGATGGTGCCGACTGGGTTGGCTTCGACCACGGTGATCACAATGGTGGGCAGCTcgcgaggaggagccgggCGAGGCTGCCTCTGGACACAGTCCTTCCAGGGGGGCATGTgggcaccgccgccgatggGGATGCCGCAGATTGGTGTGCCGACGTGTTCGACGTGGGAAGGGTCGTCGAAGCTGGAGTAGTCCATGCCTACGACGTGGTAGGGCCCGCCGGCTTTGGATCTGGTCCGAGACTGGCTGTGAGGCTGTAGCCAGGGGTAGGCTCCCTCGGGGATCGTGTTGGTGTAGGTTGCGATTGTTGCGAAGGCTGGGTTGGCAACCTGGGGCAGCTGTTGTAGCTGAGGCGGGTAGGAGGCTTGGTATGAGGCTTGGTAGCCTTGAGGCTGCTGGTAACTGCTACTGGAAGCAGTGGGATAGTAGCTTGTCGACTGGGAAGCTACATTGCCGGTCTGAACGTATTGATTGGAATATGGGTCATAGACCCAACCTTGCTGCGTAGCTGGAGTCGAACTAGGCGCCATGGAGGCGTACTGGGCAATGGTATATTGCGTTTGGTCTTGAGAGAAGCCAGGCTCGCGAGGCAAGAGGCTTTTTTGGCTTCTATCCCTTCCAagatcttctccttgggagTTCCGTCGATTGAAAAAAGACTGGCTCTTGTGCTGCCCGCGCCTTCTCCCCGTCCGCCGATATCCCTGCTCGCTGGACTCGGCAAAGGTCGTGATAGGTTGGGGTATGGCGACAGAGCCATGGCAGAACTTCACAGCGCGGTTGTTAGGATAGGGCATACCCTCCTCTTTAGGCTTGACTTCGAAGCTGCCAAACACGctctcaatctccttgatACGCT is drawn from Podospora pseudocomata strain CBS 415.72m chromosome 1 map unlocalized CBS415.72m_1, whole genome shotgun sequence and contains these coding sequences:
- the NdufS2 gene encoding ndufs2, NADH ubiquinone oxidoreductase 49 kd subunit (EggNog:ENOG503NVGU; COG:C), encoding MASLYRLAGRSAKRLCQRPSSPFLTTPAFPASRAFSASALRRAGEITWEGTRLTPTNPDFEAVADPYKHIIGAREEAPSKVPLDTENSVDDRKVRHYTVNFGPQHPAAHGVLRLILELSGEEIVRADPHVGLLHRGTEKLCEYKTYLQALPYFDRLDYVSMMTNEQCFSLAVEKLLNVEIPERAKFIRTLFGEITRILNHLMSVLSHAMDVGALTPFLWGFEEREKLMEFYERVSGARLHAAYVRPGGVHQDIPMGLLDDIYQWATQFGDRIDETEEMLTDNRIWINRLKGVGVVSAAEAINLSFTGVMLRGSGVPFDIRKSQPYDAYDQVEFDVPVGVNGDCYDRYLCRMEEFRQSLRIIHQCLNKMPAGPVRVEDYKISPPPRSAMKENMEALIHHFLLYTKGYAVPPGDTYSAIEAPKGEMGVYVVSDGSERPYRVHIRAPGFAHLGGFDHISKGHLLADAVAVIGTMDLVFGEVDR
- a CDS encoding uncharacterized protein (EggNog:ENOG503P8N7), with protein sequence MCIREYIVYQCAHRSPPVLVTCPLTTEGHVNPVCDKRPDRAYYAETCCAACERCVHSRWVIIRENEHRWLHEHGACGCEVVFQGLLNTPRAIGADGVKSEENDEKDGAPLAITDGSVGSRSSDPGVDAVKPAKSKKSKGKEREVISTGADIPQGSSAPPLYRESITEDGAAHVQLRLKSLYAGEWRADHRILHETGKCNCRIVFGPFNPQISDEELTAEDWKLIQWWRDQEDAVEGQKTVARPRLGSSTSEAEVIAQRIKEIESVFGSFEVKPKEEGMPYPNNRAVKFCHGSVAIPQPITTFAESSEQGYRRTGRRRGQHKSQSFFNRRNSQGEDLGRDRSQKSLLPREPGFSQDQTQYTIAQYASMAPSSTPATQQGWVYDPYSNQYVQTGNVASQSTSYYPTASSSSYQQPQGYQASYQASYPPQLQQLPQVANPAFATIATYTNTIPEGAYPWLQPHSQSRTRSKAGGPYHVVGMDYSSFDDPSHVEHVGTPICGIPIGGGAHMPPWKDCVQRQPRPAPPRELPTIVITVVEANPVGTIEYDYDQTLDSKSDMAYGAADGSAVDDDDDRNLLEVEVPRVPQRRHSAGGVL